A genomic window from Acidobacteriota bacterium includes:
- the pepF gene encoding oligoendopeptidase F, whose product MRSFLVSTLSFLCLAAWAPMTPTPQERDRGKISDPYKWNLADIYPSDAAWKEAKQKFANELPGLEKYQGTLNKSADRLLGCLDLVGHLNKEFARLFTYANLRLDQDMRVPSSAALQQELNQLGAAFGEKAAFIEPEILAIDPAKVQSFLKNDERRDTYRHYLDDILRRHAHTGTEGEEKIIADAELMAAAPSGIRDLLINADFPYPEVTLSGGRRVKLDPSGFSQERRSPNREDRKTALAAYMGKLNDYRRTFGALLNAQVMKDLFQMKARKYNSCLESSLDGDNIPSQVFRGLVANVNENLGTLHRYLKLRKRILGLDQLHYYDLPAPLVADVARSYTFEEARDHLLAAFRPLGDAYGAAAKKAFTDRWIDVYPTEGKRSGGYANGWAYDVHPYVMINYGGKYDDMSGLAHELGHALQSHLSNARQPFATAACPRFVVEVASTFNEALLVDSMLKQSGDDGARLSMLGNYLDGFAIKIFRATLISEFELRIHEMAEKGEQITGDTLNNLYAAITKKYYGHDQGVCVVDDGVQSEWMVIPQLYSGFYAYQYATAFTASAALSELVLSGDQAATRKYLDFLSAGGSDYAIALLKKAGVDMAASGPFELCMAKMNRVMDEMEKILGRKK is encoded by the coding sequence ATGCGTTCCTTCCTCGTGTCGACTCTGTCGTTTCTCTGTTTGGCGGCGTGGGCGCCCATGACACCGACGCCGCAGGAACGTGACCGTGGAAAGATCTCCGATCCCTATAAATGGAACCTCGCCGATATCTATCCGTCCGATGCGGCTTGGAAGGAAGCCAAACAGAAGTTCGCCAATGAACTCCCTGGTCTCGAGAAGTATCAGGGCACATTGAACAAATCGGCCGACCGGCTGTTGGGATGTCTCGATCTCGTCGGGCATCTCAACAAGGAATTCGCGCGGCTGTTTACTTACGCGAACTTGCGTCTGGATCAGGACATGCGCGTCCCATCGTCCGCGGCGCTCCAGCAGGAGTTGAACCAATTGGGCGCGGCGTTTGGAGAAAAGGCCGCCTTCATCGAGCCCGAGATTCTGGCGATCGATCCCGCCAAAGTTCAATCGTTCCTCAAGAACGATGAGAGACGCGACACGTACCGTCACTACTTGGACGACATTCTTCGCCGCCACGCGCACACCGGCACGGAGGGGGAAGAGAAGATCATCGCCGACGCGGAATTGATGGCGGCTGCGCCGTCCGGCATTCGTGACCTGCTGATCAACGCGGACTTCCCGTACCCCGAGGTGACCCTGAGTGGCGGGAGGCGGGTGAAGCTCGATCCATCCGGGTTCTCTCAGGAGCGAAGATCGCCGAACCGCGAAGACCGAAAGACGGCGCTGGCGGCGTATATGGGAAAGCTGAATGATTATCGCCGCACGTTCGGCGCTCTCCTGAACGCCCAGGTCATGAAGGATCTCTTCCAGATGAAGGCGCGGAAGTACAACTCCTGCCTCGAAAGCTCGCTGGATGGAGACAACATCCCCAGCCAGGTGTTCCGCGGCCTCGTCGCCAACGTGAATGAGAACCTGGGCACCCTGCATCGCTATTTGAAACTCCGGAAGAGAATTCTCGGCCTGGACCAACTGCACTATTACGACCTTCCCGCGCCGCTCGTGGCGGACGTCGCCCGGTCTTACACCTTCGAGGAAGCGCGGGATCATCTTCTGGCGGCGTTCCGGCCGCTCGGTGATGCCTATGGGGCGGCGGCTAAGAAAGCGTTTACCGACCGCTGGATCGACGTCTATCCGACCGAAGGCAAGCGCTCGGGCGGATACGCCAATGGCTGGGCCTATGATGTCCATCCCTACGTCATGATCAATTACGGCGGGAAGTACGACGACATGAGCGGATTGGCTCACGAGCTCGGTCATGCCCTGCAAAGTCATCTCTCGAATGCTCGCCAACCGTTCGCGACGGCCGCCTGCCCGAGGTTCGTTGTGGAAGTCGCTTCCACGTTCAATGAAGCGCTGCTGGTTGATTCCATGCTGAAGCAGAGCGGAGACGATGGGGCCCGGCTCTCGATGCTCGGCAACTACCTGGACGGCTTCGCCATCAAGATCTTCCGGGCGACGCTGATATCGGAGTTTGAGCTGCGCATCCATGAGATGGCGGAAAAAGGCGAACAGATCACGGGCGACACGCTGAACAACCTCTATGCGGCGATCACGAAAAAGTACTATGGTCACGATCAGGGCGTTTGTGTCGTGGATGACGGCGTCCAATCGGAATGGATGGTTATTCCGCAGCTCTACTCCGGCTTTTATGCCTATCAATACGCAACGGCGTTCACGGCCTCGGCGGCGTTGTCGGAGCTGGTCTTGAGCGGTGACCAAGCGGCGACGAGGAAATACCTCGATTTCCTCTCCGCGGGCGGGTCGGATTATGCCATCGCCCTGCTGAAGAAGGCGGGCGTCGATATGGCGGCCTCCGGGCCGTTCGAGCTGTGCATGGCGAAAATGAACCGCGTGATGGACGAAATGGAGAAGATCTTGGGCCGGAAGAAGTAA
- a CDS encoding AbrB/MazE/SpoVT family DNA-binding domain-containing protein, giving the protein MSSRGQVVLPAELRQRDDIRPGERFDIERVERGEYRLTRLARRRNAGLVRLLLACPVKGRFRPMDRSETTDDVATPGRR; this is encoded by the coding sequence ATGTCCAGTAGAGGCCAGGTGGTGCTGCCGGCGGAGCTTCGCCAACGGGACGACATCCGTCCCGGCGAACGGTTCGACATCGAACGCGTCGAGCGCGGGGAGTACCGGTTGACGCGCCTGGCGCGGCGGCGCAATGCGGGACTCGTGAGGCTGCTGCTCGCCTGTCCGGTCAAGGGCCGGTTCCGACCGATGGATCGCAGCGAGACCACCGATGACGTCGCGACGCCTGGACGACGATGA
- a CDS encoding type II toxin-antitoxin system VapC family toxin: protein MMYLVDANVLSEPTKPAPDPRVVEWLTSHEGQVVVDAVVLGELSVGVLGYPAGRKRAALEAWFESVVQVIDCLPWDAGVSLRWARLVAQLKRKGQSLPLLDSMIAATALHHGLTVVTHNTRDFQRAGVKVFDPFLG from the coding sequence ATGATGTATCTGGTTGATGCCAATGTCCTGAGCGAGCCGACTAAGCCCGCTCCCGATCCCAGGGTCGTGGAGTGGCTGACCTCCCACGAAGGGCAAGTCGTCGTGGATGCCGTGGTGCTCGGCGAGTTGAGTGTCGGCGTCCTCGGGTACCCGGCTGGTCGAAAGCGGGCGGCTTTGGAAGCGTGGTTCGAGTCTGTCGTCCAGGTGATCGACTGTTTGCCATGGGACGCAGGCGTGAGCCTGCGGTGGGCCCGCCTGGTGGCCCAGTTGAAGCGGAAAGGCCAGTCCCTTCCGCTGCTGGATAGCATGATTGCGGCGACGGCGCTCCATCACGGTCTCACCGTGGTGACGCACAACACCCGGGACTTCCAACGGGCCGGCGTGAAGGTGTTCGATCCCTTTCTCGGGTAG